The Candidatus Scalindua japonica genome includes a region encoding these proteins:
- a CDS encoding acetyl-CoA decarbonylase/synthase complex subunit delta: MEIVNVADKCSGNVQEVTIGATSDEGGTRGKTVTVGGANSIPFMDIDGSIGHKPAIAMDVYDAPPDEWPEPLLKHYADVVDNPANWAKKCAEFGADLICLKLDAIHPDKGNKSAEETVSTVKSILEAVDIPLIIWGCENDERDNEIMPKVSEAAKGERCLLGGATQENYKTITAVCLADGHNLITQAPVDINIGKQINILVTDLGFPTDRIVMFQTTGALGYGIEYCYSIHERGRIAALSGDHQMATPVICDVGHEAWRAKEAKATDSEAPQWGAFAERGIMWEAITATTLIQSGVDIIRMNHPEAVTIVKKHIENLT, translated from the coding sequence ATGGAAATTGTCAATGTAGCAGATAAGTGTTCAGGAAACGTACAAGAAGTTACAATCGGAGCAACCAGCGACGAAGGTGGTACCAGGGGTAAGACGGTAACCGTTGGTGGCGCAAACAGTATTCCGTTTATGGACATTGATGGAAGCATCGGCCACAAACCGGCGATCGCAATGGATGTATATGATGCCCCACCGGATGAGTGGCCTGAGCCTCTTTTAAAACATTATGCGGATGTTGTTGACAATCCGGCAAACTGGGCTAAAAAATGTGCTGAATTTGGTGCAGACTTAATCTGTTTGAAACTTGACGCAATCCACCCTGATAAAGGGAATAAAAGCGCAGAAGAGACGGTAAGTACCGTTAAATCTATTCTTGAGGCTGTTGATATACCCCTTATCATATGGGGATGTGAAAATGATGAGAGGGATAATGAAATAATGCCAAAGGTCAGTGAGGCAGCTAAAGGAGAGAGATGCCTTCTGGGAGGAGCGACTCAGGAGAATTACAAAACCATTACTGCTGTTTGCCTTGCAGACGGGCACAACCTGATAACCCAGGCCCCGGTTGACATTAACATTGGAAAACAGATAAACATCCTGGTAACTGATTTAGGATTTCCTACCGACAGGATCGTAATGTTTCAGACTACCGGCGCACTTGGATACGGTATTGAATACTGCTACTCAATCCATGAACGAGGAAGAATTGCGGCGCTTTCAGGAGACCACCAGATGGCGACTCCGGTTATTTGTGATGTTGGCCACGAAGCGTGGCGTGCAAAGGAAGCAAAAGCCACTGACAGTGAAGCTCCTCAATGGGGGGCCTTTGCGGAAAGAGGAATAATGTGGGAAGCAATTACCGCCACTACATTGATACAATCCGGTGTTGACATAATCAGGATGAACCATCCTGAAGCAGTTACAATTGTAAAAAAACATATAGAAAATCTTACATAG
- a CDS encoding dihydropteroate synthase, giving the protein MITLAERINGQFLDVKKAIKERDPSVIHELAKKQTEAGATYLDINVGTAAADQEDAMKWLVESTQEAVNTPIAIDSQKLSVIKAGLEVIKNDVMINSAQGDPEVLDTYMQLAKEHNAALICLTMNKEGIPQNVDTRIEIAAEIAGKALEHDVDMDKIFIDPILFSIPVDQKQPAYMLEVFSQIKLISDPSPHITVGLSNLAQGTQEKSLICRTFLTMAIAAGMDTALMDVLDTELMDAAICSEMLLNKQIYSDSFLKAARV; this is encoded by the coding sequence ATGATAACCCTGGCGGAAAGAATTAATGGGCAGTTTCTGGATGTAAAGAAGGCGATTAAAGAGAGAGACCCCTCTGTAATCCATGAATTAGCAAAAAAACAGACTGAAGCGGGAGCTACATATCTGGATATAAACGTTGGAACTGCTGCTGCAGATCAGGAGGACGCCATGAAATGGTTGGTGGAGTCAACACAGGAGGCAGTAAATACACCTATTGCAATAGACAGCCAGAAATTGAGTGTTATTAAAGCAGGCCTTGAGGTAATAAAAAACGATGTTATGATTAATTCTGCTCAAGGTGACCCTGAAGTTCTTGACACTTATATGCAACTTGCAAAGGAGCATAATGCTGCTTTGATTTGTCTCACTATGAATAAGGAAGGTATTCCTCAAAATGTAGATACTCGCATTGAGATAGCAGCTGAAATTGCCGGAAAAGCTTTGGAACACGATGTGGATATGGACAAAATTTTTATTGATCCTATTTTATTCTCAATACCAGTTGACCAGAAACAACCCGCTTATATGCTGGAGGTTTTTAGTCAGATAAAACTTATCTCTGATCCATCTCCACACATAACTGTCGGTTTAAGTAATTTGGCTCAGGGTACACAGGAAAAGTCTTTAATATGCAGAACGTTCTTGACTATGGCAATTGCCGCGGGTATGGACACTGCCCTCATGGATGTGCTTGATACGGAGCTCATGGATGCTGCGATCTGCTCTGAAATGCTTCTGAATAAGCAGATTTACAGCGATTCATTTCTCAAAGCTGCAAGAGTATAA
- a CDS encoding acyl-CoA thioesterase, with amino-acid sequence MKCSEINVRVRYQETDQMGIVYYSNYFVYFEMGRIEFLRDLGISYAELEKEDVFLAVADAHCKYKAPALFDDLLVIKTCLTKMKLARIEFCYEIRRVNEENLIAEGSTLLACLGKNKKPMAIPEKIREVLT; translated from the coding sequence ATGAAGTGCAGTGAAATTAATGTCAGAGTGAGATACCAGGAAACCGACCAGATGGGAATAGTATATTACTCAAACTACTTTGTCTATTTTGAAATGGGCAGAATAGAGTTTCTGCGTGATCTCGGTATATCGTATGCGGAACTTGAAAAAGAAGATGTATTTCTTGCGGTAGCGGATGCTCATTGTAAATACAAGGCCCCTGCCCTGTTTGACGATCTCCTGGTTATCAAAACATGTTTAACTAAGATGAAATTAGCAAGAATCGAATTCTGTTATGAGATCAGGCGTGTTAATGAAGAAAATCTGATTGCGGAAGGCTCTACCCTCCTTGCATGTCTGGGGAAAAATAAGAAGCCAATGGCAATTCCCGAAAAGATCAGAGAAGTCCTTACTTAG
- a CDS encoding dockerin type I domain-containing protein, whose translation MNIKKVGFSLLFVIIFLLSITSSTYAVKCSWDEVTGASWYNVYISTTHDKAFNKVGDIATLTTFSTFICHDIPYYSVIFVGVTAVDSRGYETEVSNIPYILKGNIAGTYEEGVPYTDARVDENDLTVLGAHWGQSASHLTYECSYFHIGPEIPTQLQSADLNKDGRVDGFDYFILIVNYGKTAN comes from the coding sequence TTGAATATAAAGAAAGTAGGGTTTTCTTTGTTGTTTGTCATTATTTTTTTATTATCAATTACATCGAGTACATATGCAGTAAAGTGCAGTTGGGATGAGGTGACTGGAGCAAGTTGGTATAACGTATACATAAGTACAACACATGATAAAGCATTTAATAAGGTAGGGGATATCGCAACTCTAACAACATTTAGCACTTTTATTTGTCACGATATACCGTACTATAGTGTAATATTTGTTGGAGTAACCGCTGTTGATTCTAGAGGTTACGAGACTGAGGTGTCGAATATACCTTACATTCTAAAAGGAAATATAGCAGGTACGTACGAAGAAGGAGTTCCTTATACTGATGCTCGTGTTGATGAGAATGATCTAACGGTGTTAGGAGCTCATTGGGGACAGAGCGCAAGCCATCTCACATATGAATGCAGTTACTTTCATATAGGTCCAGAAATACCTACCCAATTACAATCTGCTGATTTAAACAAAGATGGTCGTGTTGATGGGTTTGATTACTTTATTTTGATAGTTAATTATGGAAAAACTGCTAATTGA
- the kdsA gene encoding 3-deoxy-8-phosphooctulonate synthase — MKNIHNIGVGNIVFGENHPLILIAGPCVIENENECCRIAEKIKDIAVKANVPFIFKASYDKANRSSINSYRGPGVRKGIEILSKIKKEIEVPVVSDVHCCYEVDIVKDVLDLIQIPAFLCRQTDLLLDAANTGKPINIKKGQFLAPWDVKHVAEKVLSTGNKNIIFTERGTSFGYNNLVADMRSIVIMREMGYPVVFDATHSVQLPGGMGSTSGGQREMIVPLTNAAVSVGCDGLFIETHEKPEEALSDSASMLPLNQLLPLLKKAIRIREAVRSE; from the coding sequence ATGAAAAATATACATAACATTGGAGTTGGAAATATCGTTTTCGGGGAGAACCACCCATTAATTTTAATTGCCGGACCCTGCGTCATTGAGAATGAAAATGAATGTTGTAGGATTGCTGAGAAGATTAAAGATATTGCAGTTAAGGCAAACGTTCCGTTTATTTTCAAAGCGTCATATGACAAAGCAAATCGTTCTTCTATAAACTCTTACAGAGGCCCTGGAGTCAGAAAGGGTATAGAGATTTTATCAAAGATCAAAAAAGAGATTGAAGTGCCGGTAGTTTCAGATGTTCATTGTTGTTACGAGGTTGATATTGTGAAGGATGTATTGGATTTAATTCAAATACCGGCGTTTCTCTGCAGGCAAACGGACTTACTTCTTGACGCGGCTAATACAGGAAAGCCAATAAATATAAAAAAGGGACAATTCTTAGCGCCATGGGATGTTAAACATGTTGCAGAAAAAGTACTTTCCACAGGCAATAAGAACATAATATTTACCGAAAGAGGAACATCATTTGGATACAATAATCTAGTAGCTGATATGCGCTCTATTGTTATTATGAGAGAGATGGGATATCCGGTAGTTTTTGATGCAACACATAGCGTGCAACTGCCCGGTGGAATGGGCTCTACTTCCGGTGGGCAGAGAGAAATGATTGTACCGTTAACAAATGCTGCCGTTTCAGTGGGTTGTGACGGCCTTTTTATAGAGACACATGAAAAACCTGAGGAAGCTTTGTCTGACTCCGCTTCAATGTTGCCATTAAACCAACTGCTTCCTCTCCTTAAGAAGGCAATAAGAATACGGGAAGCGGTAAGATCTGAGTAG
- a CDS encoding DNA-directed RNA polymerase subunit alpha C-terminal domain-containing protein translates to MVSNTLDFDVAFTTEPLTRENIFTLKEQIYTSKANYEELEKKIKALRSSISSENLTPETKKNNLILGICLWISGKQDEAFEVLNTLQSNKVACYFLGKCYQELEEYEKALDFFGRSKQANEDEFEIQVDIAETQRLSGDNQGAIKLIQKLSKGHDDEAGLHYQWAHCLDNLGEYEEALTHYNRALEINPEHPNSLFRLAYYYDLNGDDEKALEYYKKCVENAPLYTNAMINLGLMYEDNDDYEKAVSCYYAVLQSYPNHQTARLFLKDAEAGLNMRYDDDKVKKQDQETEVLNIPISDFELSVRSKNCLERMNIITLADLTKVTEYELLSYKNFGETSLTEIKNILNQKGLRLGQAVESEIFIDTDVETGIHDNNLLKSIAEIELSDDCRKTIEEMGIETISDLVAKTETELLEQDSFTQAYVDEINNQLDKLGLQLHN, encoded by the coding sequence ATGGTAAGTAATACGTTAGACTTTGATGTCGCCTTCACAACAGAACCACTCACAAGAGAAAATATATTCACACTAAAAGAGCAAATTTATACATCAAAAGCCAATTATGAGGAACTGGAAAAGAAAATCAAGGCGCTAAGGTCATCCATAAGCTCAGAAAATCTCACTCCTGAAACAAAAAAAAATAATTTAATCTTAGGTATATGTTTATGGATATCCGGAAAGCAAGATGAGGCCTTTGAAGTTCTTAATACATTACAGTCTAATAAGGTTGCATGTTATTTTCTTGGAAAATGTTATCAGGAGCTTGAAGAGTACGAAAAAGCGTTGGATTTCTTCGGACGTTCAAAGCAGGCAAACGAAGATGAGTTTGAAATACAAGTAGATATAGCGGAAACACAAAGACTTTCAGGTGACAATCAAGGTGCAATAAAATTAATACAGAAATTATCTAAGGGGCATGATGATGAAGCGGGTCTTCACTACCAGTGGGCACACTGTCTTGATAACCTTGGAGAGTATGAGGAAGCATTAACACACTACAATCGAGCGCTCGAAATTAATCCGGAACACCCTAACTCGTTGTTTCGGCTTGCATATTATTATGACCTGAACGGAGATGATGAAAAGGCGCTTGAGTACTACAAAAAGTGTGTTGAGAATGCCCCATTATACACCAATGCCATGATTAACCTTGGCCTGATGTATGAAGACAATGACGATTATGAAAAAGCTGTTTCCTGCTATTACGCAGTTTTGCAATCATATCCAAACCATCAGACTGCAAGACTTTTTCTCAAGGACGCGGAAGCCGGTTTAAACATGCGTTATGACGATGATAAGGTCAAGAAACAAGACCAGGAAACCGAAGTATTAAATATTCCAATTTCTGATTTTGAACTCTCTGTCAGAAGCAAAAACTGCCTGGAACGCATGAATATAATAACACTTGCAGATTTAACAAAAGTTACTGAGTACGAGCTCTTATCGTATAAAAATTTTGGAGAAACTTCCTTAACGGAAATTAAAAATATACTTAACCAGAAAGGTTTACGTCTTGGGCAAGCTGTTGAATCTGAAATATTTATTGATACCGATGTAGAAACAGGTATACATGATAACAATTTACTAAAATCAATAGCGGAAATAGAACTTTCCGATGATTGCAGGAAAACCATTGAAGAAATGGGTATCGAGACAATAAGCGATTTGGTAGCAAAAACAGAAACAGAACTTTTAGAACAAGATAGTTTTACGCAAGCATATGTTGATGAAATAAATAACCAACTTGATAAGCTTGGATTACAACTTCATAACTGA
- the ruvA gene encoding Holliday junction branch migration protein RuvA, which yields MFDFIKGNLVHKAPTTAIIETNGIGYKIHIPLSTFEKISNSESAKLYTKLSIRDDELKIYGFVSLEERDLFNLLLSVNGVGPNMALTILSSSSITQFEKYVVSNDPKSLQRIKGIGKKTAERIILELKETIKCVSPDIKSSKDTEKMAIISDAVMAMVSLGYAKSEAEKAVNKASDNLDVTVGVEALIKEALSRV from the coding sequence ATGTTTGACTTTATTAAAGGTAATTTAGTACACAAGGCGCCTACAACTGCGATAATCGAAACTAATGGTATTGGATACAAAATACACATACCGTTATCGACCTTTGAGAAAATATCTAATAGTGAGAGTGCGAAATTATACACAAAACTCTCTATCAGAGATGACGAATTAAAAATATATGGTTTTGTTTCATTAGAGGAGAGAGACTTGTTTAATTTACTTCTTTCAGTGAATGGAGTAGGCCCAAACATGGCACTTACAATACTGTCGAGTAGCTCGATTACTCAATTTGAGAAGTATGTTGTAAGTAATGATCCAAAGTCATTACAACGTATTAAGGGGATAGGCAAAAAAACCGCTGAGAGAATAATATTAGAATTGAAGGAAACGATAAAATGTGTTTCTCCTGATATAAAATCTTCTAAAGATACAGAGAAAATGGCAATTATTTCAGATGCTGTCATGGCTATGGTTTCACTTGGTTACGCAAAATCTGAAGCAGAAAAGGCAGTGAACAAGGCCTCAGACAACCTGGACGTTACCGTTGGGGTTGAAGCGCTTATAAAAGAAGCTCTAAGTCGTGTGTGA
- the ruvB gene encoding Holliday junction branch migration DNA helicase RuvB, with protein sequence MSDNNVLSGENVADDENLDIELRPKKFSDFIGQESIKKSLHVYIQASKKRGDVLDHILFSGSQGLGKTTLSQIIASEIDVDLKSTSGPVLDKPGDLAGILTNLQLGDILFIDEIHRLNKTTEEYLYSAMEDYSIDILIDQGPSARSVKITLPRFTLVGATTREGLLTPSFRARFGVLERLDFYPWEELKEIAFKSAKKLKIEINDKGAEMIAKSSRGTPRIVNRFIRRIRDVAQVEGSNVITESITKLGFDMLGVDKDGFGDLDRKILSAIIQHGGGPVGLKTIAVSVNEQEDTIEEVYEPFLIQKGYLSKTPRGRIVTQRAYEYMGHKTIAGEQRTLF encoded by the coding sequence ATGTCTGACAATAATGTCCTTTCCGGCGAAAATGTTGCTGATGACGAAAACCTTGATATTGAGCTACGACCAAAAAAGTTCAGTGATTTCATTGGTCAGGAATCAATTAAGAAAAGCCTGCACGTTTATATTCAGGCATCTAAAAAAAGGGGAGATGTTCTCGACCATATTCTATTTTCAGGATCACAAGGTTTGGGAAAGACAACTCTTTCACAAATTATTGCTAGTGAAATAGACGTTGATCTCAAATCGACATCAGGGCCGGTCCTTGATAAACCAGGTGATTTAGCCGGTATTTTAACTAACTTACAACTGGGAGATATCTTATTTATTGATGAAATCCACAGGTTAAACAAAACTACAGAAGAGTATCTTTATTCGGCGATGGAGGATTATTCCATAGATATTTTAATAGATCAGGGCCCGAGCGCGAGATCAGTAAAGATCACCCTTCCGCGTTTTACACTTGTTGGGGCAACTACACGTGAAGGGCTTTTAACACCATCTTTTCGTGCCAGGTTCGGTGTACTGGAAAGACTTGATTTCTATCCATGGGAAGAGCTGAAAGAGATTGCCTTTAAATCAGCGAAAAAGCTGAAAATAGAAATTAATGATAAAGGCGCAGAAATGATTGCAAAAAGCTCCAGAGGAACTCCAAGAATTGTAAACAGGTTTATAAGACGAATCAGAGATGTCGCGCAGGTGGAAGGCAGCAATGTAATTACTGAAAGTATTACAAAACTGGGCTTTGACATGTTGGGTGTAGATAAAGATGGCTTTGGTGACTTAGACAGGAAAATACTGAGCGCTATTATACAGCACGGTGGAGGACCGGTTGGATTAAAAACAATAGCAGTTTCCGTAAATGAACAGGAAGATACAATAGAAGAAGTTTATGAACCTTTTTTAATCCAGAAAGGCTATTTAAGCAAAACACCACGAGGTAGAATAGTAACACAGCGAGCTTATGAGTATATGGGACATAAAACCATAGCCGGAGAACAAAGGACCCTTTTTTAA
- a CDS encoding epoxyqueuosine reductase QueH → MTNLLLHICCAGCLCAPLDELRSEGINVHGYFYNPNIHPLLEFRKRLKAVHIFQESDPIEIDYCEEYGLREYLSNVDYEGDNRCEDCYSLRLSTTARHAKEKGFDAFCSTLLFSKQQDHEKIREMGKQIGEQTGIPFEYRDYRHLCECSKDIAKKKMLYRQSYCGCIFSEFERFKDTTRNLYEGWKLKENLTNNSAP, encoded by the coding sequence ATGACCAATCTTTTGCTACATATTTGCTGTGCAGGTTGTCTCTGCGCGCCTCTCGATGAATTAAGGAGCGAGGGAATCAATGTTCACGGTTATTTTTATAATCCCAATATTCATCCATTATTGGAATTCAGGAAGAGGCTCAAAGCGGTGCACATTTTTCAGGAAAGTGACCCTATAGAGATAGACTATTGTGAAGAGTATGGGCTGAGGGAATATCTTAGTAATGTTGATTATGAAGGTGACAATAGATGTGAAGATTGCTATAGCCTGAGGCTCAGCACAACTGCGCGCCATGCTAAAGAGAAAGGATTTGATGCTTTCTGCTCAACGTTGCTTTTCAGTAAACAGCAGGATCACGAGAAAATACGAGAGATGGGAAAGCAGATAGGAGAGCAAACAGGAATACCTTTTGAATATAGAGATTATCGACATTTATGTGAATGCAGCAAGGATATAGCTAAAAAGAAAATGTTATACAGACAATCATATTGTGGTTGTATTTTCAGTGAATTTGAAAGGTTTAAAGATACAACGCGAAATTTATATGAAGGCTGGAAGCTAAAAGAGAATTTGACAAACAATAGTGCTCCATAA
- a CDS encoding SpoIID/LytB domain-containing protein translates to MPIINKKYKYAVYGLIFVFFSIALLVSCLSTNNNAEAVYKYDNYLKTPPDIRVLLHKNIKEIEIEINQPYRVSYFKSNEILSNKENLTKSVIYLKSGNFRIKSLTSGSTLDVPATFAKADGNVTVFSDNGFVKLNKLKYSGKLIFVPDNNNRFSILEEIGVEEYLPGVIEGEMPIKWNDDALQAQAIAIRTYAIYQRKVKSNALYHINLQDLAYKGSYMNQAKTKEIVEKSRGTVMVYDWKLFPGYFHSTCGGHTEDINLVFNLKSIPPLSGVNCGYCNKSKYYHWTKKLGKNEIESKLNNKNSKIKRIRNITTEKVGPGGHCSTIKIDYAGGTKRVNANDFRLLVGPNNLRSTSFKVKKNGSSFIFDGSGWGHGVGLCQYGTQDMAKSGIKWFDILRHYYPEIDLVKIY, encoded by the coding sequence TTGCCAATAATTAATAAAAAATATAAATATGCTGTGTATGGCCTGATTTTTGTTTTTTTCTCAATTGCATTGCTTGTCTCATGCCTCAGCACTAATAATAATGCGGAAGCTGTATATAAATATGACAATTACTTAAAAACCCCACCCGACATTCGCGTACTATTACATAAAAATATAAAAGAGATCGAAATTGAAATTAATCAACCATATAGGGTTTCATATTTTAAGAGTAACGAAATACTGAGCAACAAGGAGAATTTGACCAAGTCAGTCATATATTTAAAATCAGGTAACTTTAGAATAAAATCTCTGACATCCGGCTCTACATTAGATGTACCTGCAACTTTTGCAAAAGCAGACGGAAATGTAACTGTTTTTAGTGATAATGGTTTTGTAAAATTAAATAAATTAAAGTATAGTGGCAAACTTATTTTTGTTCCTGATAATAATAATAGATTCTCTATATTGGAGGAAATCGGTGTAGAAGAATATTTACCCGGAGTAATTGAAGGCGAAATGCCGATTAAGTGGAATGATGATGCGCTACAAGCTCAGGCAATTGCCATACGAACCTATGCGATTTATCAGAGAAAGGTTAAAAGTAACGCCCTTTACCACATCAACTTGCAGGACCTTGCTTATAAAGGCTCCTACATGAACCAGGCAAAGACAAAAGAAATTGTAGAAAAATCAAGAGGCACTGTCATGGTATATGATTGGAAACTTTTTCCGGGATATTTCCACAGTACATGTGGTGGTCATACAGAAGATATCAATCTGGTTTTCAACCTTAAGAGCATTCCCCCTTTAAGTGGTGTGAATTGTGGATATTGTAATAAATCCAAGTATTATCACTGGACAAAGAAACTTGGAAAAAATGAGATTGAAAGCAAGCTGAATAATAAAAATTCTAAAATAAAAAGGATACGTAATATAACCACTGAAAAAGTTGGCCCCGGCGGACACTGTTCTACGATAAAGATAGATTATGCTGGAGGCACAAAAAGAGTTAATGCTAATGATTTCAGGCTTTTAGTGGGCCCGAATAATCTTCGCAGTACTTCTTTTAAAGTCAAAAAGAACGGGAGTTCATTTATTTTTGATGGTAGCGGCTGGGGGCATGGTGTTGGTTTGTGCCAGTATGGAACCCAGGACATGGCAAAGTCAGGAATTAAATGGTTTGATATTCTAAGACATTATTATCCGGAAATAGATCTGGTAAAGATATATTAG
- the tgt gene encoding tRNA guanosine(34) transglycosylase Tgt gives MLLQFRLLASDNKTKARCGEITTNHGLIPTPAFMPVGTQATVKTLTPLQLQETEAHALLCNAYHLYLRPGHEVVKKLGGLHKFMKWDRSIITDSGGYQVFSLERLTKVTDDGVEFQSPIDGSRRFLNPEIVMDIQHALGADIIMAFDECLPYPCEKDRVRQSMYRTVKWANRCLKAHNSDDQELFAIVQGSVFKDIREECTDRLVEMEFNGYAIGGLSVGEGNLLMNEVLEYTTPRLPENKPRYLMGVGFPLDILDGIEHGIDLFDCVIPTRNGRNGCAFTSNGKLKIRNSCYKTDERPIDKNCHCYACKNFSRAYIRHLLTSNEILGLSLMSLHNICFFENMMKKARQSIIEGNFLNFKSKFLSLQ, from the coding sequence ATTTTATTGCAATTCAGGCTTTTAGCCTCGGACAATAAAACAAAAGCAAGATGTGGAGAAATAACAACCAATCATGGTTTGATCCCTACACCGGCTTTTATGCCGGTAGGAACACAGGCAACAGTTAAAACATTAACACCTTTACAGTTACAGGAAACAGAAGCACATGCTTTGCTGTGTAACGCCTATCATTTATACCTGAGACCGGGGCATGAAGTTGTAAAAAAACTTGGCGGTTTGCACAAATTTATGAAATGGGATAGATCAATAATTACCGATAGCGGTGGTTATCAGGTATTCTCCCTTGAACGATTAACAAAAGTGACGGATGATGGCGTCGAATTCCAATCTCCGATAGATGGGTCCAGAAGATTTCTGAATCCTGAAATAGTAATGGATATACAACATGCATTAGGAGCTGATATTATAATGGCTTTTGATGAGTGTCTGCCTTACCCTTGTGAAAAGGACAGGGTCAGACAATCCATGTATAGAACGGTAAAATGGGCAAATCGATGTCTTAAAGCCCATAACAGTGATGACCAGGAACTGTTTGCTATTGTACAAGGCAGTGTTTTTAAGGACATTCGCGAAGAATGCACGGACCGATTAGTTGAAATGGAGTTCAATGGTTATGCTATAGGTGGTTTAAGTGTTGGCGAAGGAAATCTACTGATGAATGAAGTACTGGAATATACTACGCCACGCTTACCGGAAAACAAACCTAGATATCTGATGGGAGTTGGCTTTCCGTTAGATATTCTGGATGGTATCGAACATGGAATTGATTTGTTCGATTGTGTAATACCGACGAGAAACGGCAGAAATGGCTGTGCTTTTACTTCAAATGGCAAATTGAAAATTCGTAACAGTTGTTATAAGACTGACGAGCGACCAATTGATAAAAATTGTCATTGTTATGCTTGCAAAAATTTTTCTAGAGCTTATATTAGACACTTACTTACTTCAAATGAGATTCTTGGATTGAGTCTTATGTCTTTACATAATATATGTTTTTTTGAAAACATGATGAAAAAAGCCAGACAATCAATAATTGAAGGTAATTTTCTTAACTTTAAATCCAAATTTCTTTCTCTTCAATAG
- the yajC gene encoding preprotein translocase subunit YajC yields MIFFMANQGNPMMQFLPLMVIMFAVMYFLIIRPQKQKEKKRQEMISNVRKQDKIVTVGGVHGVIVSVKENEVVVRVDDAKDVKLKIDKSAITSVSVPKSEQREDE; encoded by the coding sequence ATGATTTTTTTCATGGCAAATCAAGGTAATCCAATGATGCAATTTCTGCCGCTTATGGTTATAATGTTCGCAGTTATGTATTTTCTGATTATCAGGCCACAGAAGCAAAAAGAGAAAAAAAGGCAGGAAATGATATCAAATGTTAGAAAACAGGATAAAATTGTTACCGTTGGAGGTGTGCATGGAGTTATCGTTTCAGTAAAAGAAAATGAAGTTGTAGTACGGGTTGATGATGCAAAAGACGTGAAATTGAAAATTGATAAAAGCGCTATTACTTCCGTGAGTGTACCTAAAAGTGAGCAACGGGAAGACGAATAA